A genomic segment from Neobacillus sp. YX16 encodes:
- a CDS encoding isochorismate synthase — protein sequence MVTIQETELKERGLVAVSTAQKLGRPILISEVHKMDSIEPISFFYSGTERYLGERFYWKDPSAEMVLIGLGISKQIQSDQATDRFFHVEEEWKGFLKDSLIFNPYKENGLGPVMFGGFSFDPHKPKTTLWSKYADSLFHIPKFMLTIVEGQTFLTTNIVCTQNDDYTLFEKVINERVQLLNSPKEIEIKRAKLLETKEIFPQEWKQSVDDVVEDLKTGSLKKVVLARELRLFFDQRVKAEVILKNLYNQQQDSFIFVFESNGDCFIGATPERLVKKQGNDVFSTCLAGSIKRGKTDEEDRMLGQTLLNDKKNLIEHGYVVEMIKEALEESCEEIILPDKPQLMKIRDIQHLYTPVIGKCQKDASLLLLVERLHPTPALGGLPKEEAIEKIREVEELDRGFYAAPLGWCDYRGNGEFSVSIRSGLIQDKEASLFAGCGVVANSDSESEYLETSLKFRPMLRALGGN from the coding sequence TTGGTTACCATTCAGGAGACGGAATTAAAGGAAAGGGGTCTTGTGGCAGTAAGTACTGCTCAGAAACTAGGCCGGCCCATTCTAATTAGTGAAGTTCATAAAATGGACAGTATTGAACCTATATCCTTTTTTTATAGTGGAACAGAACGCTATCTGGGAGAACGATTCTATTGGAAAGACCCATCGGCAGAAATGGTGCTTATTGGCCTTGGAATATCAAAACAAATTCAGTCGGATCAGGCTACTGACCGCTTTTTTCATGTTGAAGAGGAATGGAAGGGATTTTTAAAGGACAGTCTTATCTTTAATCCATACAAAGAAAATGGCTTAGGTCCCGTAATGTTTGGGGGATTCTCCTTTGATCCGCATAAGCCAAAAACAACGCTTTGGTCTAAATATGCAGATTCTTTATTCCATATTCCAAAATTTATGTTAACAATTGTTGAAGGGCAAACTTTTTTAACGACAAATATTGTTTGTACCCAAAATGATGATTATACACTTTTTGAAAAAGTAATAAATGAGCGAGTCCAATTACTTAACTCTCCTAAAGAAATTGAAATAAAGCGGGCTAAACTCCTTGAAACCAAAGAAATTTTTCCGCAGGAATGGAAACAGAGTGTGGATGATGTGGTAGAGGATTTAAAAACTGGTTCATTGAAAAAGGTGGTTCTTGCTCGGGAATTAAGATTATTTTTTGATCAACGCGTTAAAGCAGAGGTAATTCTTAAGAATTTGTATAATCAACAGCAAGATAGCTTTATCTTTGTTTTTGAATCTAATGGAGACTGTTTCATTGGTGCTACACCCGAAAGGTTGGTGAAAAAACAAGGAAACGATGTATTCTCTACCTGTCTCGCGGGATCGATAAAACGAGGTAAAACCGATGAAGAAGACAGGATGTTAGGGCAAACATTACTTAATGATAAGAAAAACCTTATTGAGCATGGATATGTGGTTGAAATGATTAAGGAAGCCTTAGAAGAATCATGTGAGGAAATAATCCTTCCAGATAAGCCGCAATTAATGAAAATAAGGGACATTCAACACCTATATACACCTGTCATTGGTAAATGTCAGAAGGACGCATCATTGCTTTTATTAGTTGAAAGACTTCATCCAACTCCTGCCCTCGGAGGACTTCCTAAAGAAGAAGCTATAGAAAAAATTAGAGAAGTCGAAGAATTGGATCGTGGGTTTTATGCTGCTCCACTTGGGTGGTGTGATTATCGGGGGAACGGTGAGTTCTCGGTGTCTATCCGCTCCGGTCTCATTCAAGATAAGGAAGCTTCATTATTTGCAGGATGTGGTGTCGTTGCGAATTCTGATTCTGAAAGTGAATATTTGGAAACAAGCTTAAAATTCAGACCAATGCTTCGCGCCCTTGGAGGTAATTAA
- a CDS encoding sugar phosphate nucleotidyltransferase, whose product MKRKLLGVIDATTYHDDLEDLLTHRSLAALPFAGRYRIIDFVLSNMVNSGIRSVAIFPKMMYRSLMDHLGSGKNWDLNRKRDGLFFFPTPVVDSDINKIGSFENFAANLDFFYRSSQEYSIITNCYTVINMDFKPLLDWHIHSGCDITEIHHENGTPMEMYLVKTSLLIKLIETRNETGYTCMKDVVLDPDHQHSICRYEYSGYAVMINSIQNYYSTSLNLLNSDVWNQLFIKEQPILTKVKDEPPTRYLKGSTVQNAMIANGCLINGTVENSIISRGVKIGKGAVIKNCIIMQKCVIEDNCYLDSVILDKDVKVEEGTILTGTSRDPFVVRKGTKQGALMNT is encoded by the coding sequence TTGAAAAGAAAGCTATTAGGTGTTATTGACGCAACAACGTACCATGATGATCTAGAGGACCTTTTAACACATCGATCACTTGCAGCCCTGCCTTTTGCAGGACGTTATCGTATTATTGATTTTGTTCTTTCAAATATGGTTAACTCTGGAATCAGGAGTGTAGCTATCTTTCCGAAAATGATGTACCGTTCACTAATGGATCACCTTGGCTCAGGAAAGAATTGGGATTTGAATCGCAAGCGCGATGGCCTTTTCTTTTTTCCAACTCCCGTTGTTGATTCAGATATTAATAAAATTGGTTCATTTGAAAACTTTGCAGCAAATTTAGATTTCTTCTACCGCAGTTCTCAAGAGTATTCCATTATTACGAATTGTTATACAGTTATTAATATGGACTTTAAACCATTGTTAGATTGGCATATTCATTCCGGGTGCGACATTACTGAAATCCACCATGAAAATGGAACACCAATGGAAATGTATTTAGTGAAAACATCTCTACTTATTAAATTAATTGAAACGAGAAATGAAACAGGATATACATGTATGAAAGATGTGGTTCTAGATCCTGACCATCAACATTCCATTTGCCGCTATGAATATTCCGGCTATGCGGTCATGATAAACTCTATTCAAAACTATTATTCTACTAGTTTAAATTTATTGAATTCCGATGTTTGGAATCAATTATTTATAAAAGAACAGCCAATCCTGACAAAGGTCAAGGATGAGCCGCCAACCCGTTATTTAAAGGGTTCAACTGTTCAAAACGCGATGATTGCGAATGGCTGCTTAATCAATGGTACAGTTGAAAATAGTATTATTTCCAGGGGCGTAAAAATCGGAAAAGGTGCAGTTATTAAAAATTGCATTATCATGCAAAAATGCGTGATTGAAGATAACTGTTATCTCGATTCTGTTATTTTAGACAAAGACGTAAAGGTTGAGGAGGGTACAATCTTAACAGGTACCTCCAGAGATCCTTTTGTTGTGCGTAAAGGGACAAAGCAAGGAGCGTTGATGAATACGTGA
- the glgA gene encoding glycogen synthase GlgA encodes MKVLFAVSECGPFAKSGGLADVAGSLPKELKSLGTDVRVILPKYGTIADDFKAEMKKIKEFTVSVGWRNQYCGIEELLYQGVTYYFVDNEYYFKREGFYGYYDDGERFAYFNRAVLEALAHLDFYPDVLHCHDWHTAMIPFLLRMEYYKRKDYGLIRTVFTIHNLQFQGIFPRETLGDLLGLDWGAFHPENLEFFGCINYMKGALVAADEITTVSPTYKQEIQTPEYGEKLDGLLKTREEDLVGILNGIDDKFYNPAHDQLLYKTFTANNLENKAINKSEVQKHFGLPQSPNTPLMVMITRLTKQKGLDLVKCVLRDILHEDIQMVVLGTGDYGYEEYLRHAANSYPNKLKVHIGFSEGLAHKLYAAADLFLMPSLFEPCGLGQLIAMKYGAVPIVRETGGLNDTVQSWNETTNEGNGFSFRNFNAHDMLYTIRRALRFYHDPAWETIVQKAMEKDNSWAQSAFKYNQLYAELTSRSETHVF; translated from the coding sequence GTGAAAGTATTATTTGCAGTTTCAGAATGTGGTCCATTTGCAAAATCAGGGGGGCTTGCAGACGTTGCAGGCTCCCTGCCTAAAGAACTGAAAAGTCTAGGTACGGACGTAAGGGTAATTCTGCCGAAGTATGGCACTATTGCCGATGACTTTAAAGCGGAAATGAAAAAAATTAAAGAGTTCACAGTTTCTGTTGGCTGGAGAAATCAATATTGTGGGATTGAAGAGCTTCTCTATCAGGGAGTAACCTATTACTTTGTCGATAATGAATATTATTTCAAACGTGAAGGGTTCTATGGATATTATGATGATGGCGAAAGGTTCGCCTATTTTAACCGGGCTGTATTGGAAGCTTTGGCACATCTAGACTTTTATCCAGATGTCCTGCATTGTCATGACTGGCATACAGCCATGATTCCATTTTTATTAAGAATGGAATATTACAAACGGAAAGACTATGGTTTGATTCGTACTGTTTTCACGATTCACAATCTACAATTTCAGGGAATTTTCCCAAGAGAAACGCTGGGAGACTTGCTTGGCTTAGATTGGGGAGCTTTCCATCCTGAAAATTTAGAGTTTTTTGGCTGTATAAATTATATGAAGGGTGCTCTTGTTGCAGCAGACGAAATAACAACGGTAAGCCCAACCTATAAACAGGAAATTCAAACTCCGGAATATGGAGAAAAACTGGATGGCTTATTGAAAACGAGAGAAGAAGATTTAGTTGGAATTCTAAATGGCATTGATGATAAATTCTATAATCCAGCACATGACCAACTACTTTATAAAACTTTTACAGCAAATAATCTTGAGAATAAAGCGATTAATAAAAGTGAAGTCCAAAAACACTTTGGACTGCCACAGAGCCCAAACACACCATTAATGGTGATGATTACTAGGCTGACAAAACAAAAAGGATTAGACCTCGTTAAATGTGTTTTAAGAGACATTCTTCATGAAGATATTCAAATGGTTGTTCTGGGTACTGGAGACTATGGCTATGAAGAGTATTTGCGTCATGCAGCAAACTCCTATCCAAATAAATTAAAGGTGCACATCGGTTTTAGTGAAGGACTGGCTCACAAGCTATATGCAGCGGCTGACCTTTTCTTAATGCCATCCCTATTTGAGCCATGCGGTCTTGGTCAACTTATTGCGATGAAATACGGTGCTGTGCCAATTGTACGTGAAACAGGCGGCCTAAATGATACGGTACAATCTTGGAATGAGACTACTAATGAGGGAAATGGGTTTTCTTTCAGGAATTTCAATGCCCATGACATGCTTTACACTATTAGAAGGGCATTACGCTTTTATCATGACCCCGCTTGGGAAACAATTGTTCAAAAGGCGATGGAAAAGGATAACAGCTGGGCCCAGTCTGCATTTAAGTATAATCAGCTATATGCAGAGCTGACCTCAAGGAGTGAAACCCATGTTTTCTAA
- the menD gene encoding 2-succinyl-5-enolpyruvyl-6-hydroxy-3-cyclohexene-1-carboxylic-acid synthase: MNHQESLTAYLAAFVVELVQTGIKDVVVSPGSRSTPMAMVMAEHPELNIHIHVDERSAAFFALGIAKATNKPVAILCTSGTAAANYFPAIIEARYSRVPLLVLTADRPHELREVGAPQAIDQIHLYGQHVKWFADMALPENSNELIRYARTVGARAAAISSQAPAGPVHLNFPFREPLIPKLDEEIFELKERPMGYVQVRNGELTLREDEFREISQKLNGYKKGIIVCGNIADNRFAQAVTELSATLKFPVLADPLSQLRSGLHPLENIVEAYDTFLRNEDAKEYLKPDVILRFGAMPVSKALTIFLKENHQSEQFVIDGAGGWRDPATLSTEMIFCNETIFCEQLSGLTEIKESTEFLEKWREINELTKANMALIKDSQMLSEGRLFYQIAEMLPEQATLFVGNSMPIRDLDSFFLNNHKSINVMANRGANGIDGTVSTALGAALYSQPLYLVLGDLTFFHDLNGMIAAKLYGIDIRIIVVNNNGGGIFSFLPQSQHPKNFELLFGTPLNLEFEHAVRMFNGNYTKVQDWDHFRELMKQSSDVKGLNVYEVVTNRDSNLAQHRDFWRIVSQEISNFVKGIH, translated from the coding sequence ATGAATCATCAAGAATCATTAACAGCTTATCTAGCTGCCTTTGTTGTTGAGTTAGTACAAACAGGAATAAAAGACGTTGTTGTTAGCCCTGGGTCTAGGTCAACCCCTATGGCAATGGTGATGGCAGAACACCCAGAATTAAATATCCATATCCATGTAGATGAACGTTCAGCAGCTTTTTTTGCTTTGGGAATCGCAAAAGCTACAAACAAGCCAGTGGCCATTTTATGTACTTCTGGAACAGCAGCAGCGAATTATTTTCCGGCAATTATTGAAGCTCGGTATTCACGTGTACCTTTACTGGTTCTAACAGCTGACCGTCCACATGAGCTTAGAGAAGTTGGTGCTCCACAAGCGATTGACCAAATTCATTTATATGGGCAGCATGTAAAATGGTTTGCAGATATGGCTTTGCCTGAGAATAGCAATGAATTGATTCGTTATGCCCGAACTGTTGGTGCACGTGCAGCTGCCATTTCAAGTCAGGCACCGGCTGGACCAGTCCATCTTAATTTTCCGTTCAGGGAACCGCTCATACCAAAATTAGATGAAGAAATCTTCGAATTAAAAGAACGCCCTATGGGTTATGTTCAGGTTCGGAATGGGGAATTGACACTTCGTGAGGATGAATTTAGGGAGATTTCTCAAAAGCTGAATGGTTATAAAAAAGGAATTATTGTTTGCGGAAACATTGCTGACAACCGGTTTGCTCAGGCTGTCACAGAGTTGTCAGCAACTTTAAAATTTCCAGTTTTAGCAGATCCCTTGTCACAGCTCAGGAGTGGACTACATCCACTAGAGAATATTGTGGAGGCCTATGATACTTTTTTACGGAATGAAGACGCCAAGGAATATTTGAAGCCAGATGTCATTCTTCGCTTTGGGGCAATGCCTGTTTCAAAGGCATTAACCATATTCCTAAAAGAGAATCATCAATCTGAACAATTTGTCATTGACGGGGCAGGAGGCTGGAGGGATCCGGCAACATTATCAACGGAAATGATTTTCTGTAATGAAACCATTTTTTGCGAGCAGTTATCAGGCTTAACGGAAATAAAAGAGTCAACAGAATTCTTAGAAAAATGGCGAGAAATTAATGAGCTTACAAAAGCAAACATGGCTTTAATCAAGGATAGCCAGATGTTAAGCGAGGGCCGATTGTTCTATCAAATAGCAGAAATGCTCCCTGAGCAAGCTACATTGTTCGTTGGGAACAGCATGCCTATAAGAGACTTAGATAGTTTCTTTCTCAATAATCATAAATCAATAAATGTAATGGCCAATAGAGGCGCTAATGGAATTGATGGAACGGTATCAACCGCCCTAGGAGCAGCATTATATTCACAACCATTATATCTGGTTTTAGGAGATCTAACTTTTTTCCATGATTTAAATGGGATGATTGCAGCGAAGCTATATGGAATAGATATAAGAATTATTGTTGTTAACAATAATGGTGGGGGTATTTTCTCCTTCCTTCCACAATCGCAGCATCCAAAGAATTTCGAACTTTTATTTGGTACTCCATTAAACTTAGAATTTGAGCATGCTGTCCGGATGTTCAATGGAAACTATACGAAAGTACAAGACTGGGACCATTTCCGTGAACTAATGAAGCAATCATCCGATGTTAAGGGATTAAATGTATATGAAGTGGTAACAAATAGAGACAGCAATTTAGCACAACACCGCGACTTTTGGCGGATTGTTTCCCAGGAAATATCAAATTTTGTCAAAGGTATACATTAA
- a CDS encoding glycogen/starch/alpha-glucan phosphorylase: MFSNPTEFKNNFLKRVNMVCGKSFSESSERDHYQTLGIMIREFVSHDWIKTNERYLAAKEKQVYYLSIEYLLGKLLRQNLINLGIEETVQVGLQELGIDLGDLEELESDAGLGNGGLGRLAACFLDSLASLNLPGHGHGIRYKHGLFEQKIVDGYQVELPEQWLRSGNVWEVRKADLAVKIPFWGKVEGRTENGRLKFQHLNAETVTAVPHDMPVIGFNSETVNTLRLWNAEPSQFPFHEDILKYKRETESVSEFLYPDDTHDEGKILRLKQQYFLVSASIQSIIKTYRKQHGNLKELHQHVCIHINDTHPVLAIPELMRILIDEEGFDWDLAWYITKHTISYTNHTTLSEALEKWPIRIFQPLLPRIYMIVEEINERFCGELWDQYTGDWNRIAKLAIIADGYVKMAHLAIVGSFSVNGVAKLHTEILKTREMNQFYQLFPEKFNNKTNGIAHRRWLLKGNPDLSALITESIGSSWTNSPGDLIQLLKFQNDTSFMDKLLEIKRDNKKRLADVIQSHNGIVVDSSAIFDVQVKRLHAYKRQLLKVLHIMYLYNRIKEDSSFSMVPRVFIFGAKASPGYYYAKKIIKLINTVAEKVNNDPEIGDKMKVVFLENYRVSLAEKVFPAADLSEQISTASKEASGTGNMKFMINGALTVGTMDGANIEIHELVGNENIFTFGLSADEVLHYYQHGGYQSIEYYHHDSRIRQAVDQLVNGFFPGVYNEFEPIFDSLLEENDQYFVLKDFASYADTQKRIGETFRNQQIWQKKCLINIAQAGYFSSDRTIQEYADDIWGIKPL; the protein is encoded by the coding sequence ATGTTTTCTAATCCAACAGAGTTTAAGAACAATTTTCTAAAGAGGGTGAATATGGTTTGCGGTAAGAGCTTTTCAGAAAGCTCAGAGCGAGACCATTACCAAACACTTGGGATTATGATTCGGGAATTTGTCAGTCACGATTGGATAAAAACGAATGAACGATACCTGGCAGCAAAAGAAAAACAAGTTTATTATCTGTCGATAGAATATTTGTTAGGAAAGCTCCTGCGGCAAAATCTAATCAATTTGGGAATCGAAGAAACCGTACAAGTTGGTCTTCAGGAACTAGGTATCGATTTAGGTGACCTGGAGGAATTAGAGAGTGATGCAGGCTTAGGAAACGGTGGCTTAGGAAGATTAGCCGCTTGTTTTCTTGATTCCCTTGCTTCACTGAATCTCCCTGGACATGGTCATGGTATTCGCTATAAGCATGGACTTTTTGAACAGAAAATAGTGGATGGCTATCAAGTAGAACTCCCAGAGCAATGGCTTAGGAGTGGAAATGTCTGGGAAGTTCGAAAAGCAGATTTAGCTGTTAAAATCCCTTTTTGGGGGAAGGTCGAAGGAAGAACAGAGAATGGCCGTTTAAAATTCCAACATTTGAATGCCGAAACGGTAACGGCCGTTCCACATGATATGCCGGTAATAGGTTTTAACTCTGAAACGGTTAACACATTGAGATTATGGAATGCCGAACCATCTCAATTCCCTTTCCATGAGGATATTTTAAAGTATAAACGTGAAACGGAGTCTGTCTCAGAATTCCTCTATCCGGATGATACACATGATGAAGGGAAGATACTAAGGCTAAAGCAGCAATATTTTTTAGTATCAGCAAGTATTCAATCCATCATTAAAACGTATAGGAAACAACACGGAAATTTAAAAGAACTTCACCAACACGTTTGTATTCATATTAATGATACCCATCCTGTTTTAGCCATTCCTGAACTAATGAGAATACTAATTGATGAGGAAGGTTTTGATTGGGACCTGGCTTGGTATATTACAAAGCATACGATTTCCTATACCAATCATACGACTTTATCGGAAGCATTGGAAAAATGGCCAATTCGCATTTTTCAGCCGCTGTTACCACGAATTTATATGATTGTTGAAGAAATAAATGAACGATTTTGTGGAGAGTTATGGGACCAATATACAGGGGATTGGAATAGGATTGCAAAGCTGGCGATCATTGCTGATGGCTATGTAAAAATGGCTCATTTAGCGATTGTGGGGAGTTTCAGTGTCAATGGAGTTGCAAAGCTGCATACAGAAATTCTAAAAACACGTGAAATGAATCAATTTTATCAGCTGTTTCCGGAAAAGTTCAATAATAAAACGAATGGTATCGCCCACCGTCGCTGGCTATTAAAAGGAAATCCTGACTTATCAGCCTTAATTACCGAATCCATTGGTTCTTCATGGACAAATTCACCTGGTGATTTAATTCAATTACTTAAATTTCAGAATGATACGTCCTTCATGGATAAGCTTCTAGAAATTAAGAGAGATAACAAAAAGCGGCTTGCTGACGTTATCCAAAGCCATAACGGCATTGTTGTGGATTCCTCTGCTATCTTTGATGTCCAGGTAAAGCGCCTGCATGCCTATAAGAGACAGCTTCTAAAGGTATTACATATTATGTATCTTTATAATCGAATAAAAGAGGATTCTAGTTTTTCAATGGTGCCAAGGGTATTCATTTTTGGAGCAAAGGCATCTCCCGGTTATTATTATGCAAAGAAAATTATTAAACTTATTAATACGGTAGCGGAAAAGGTTAACAATGACCCTGAAATTGGCGATAAAATGAAAGTCGTTTTCCTCGAAAACTACCGAGTTTCGCTTGCGGAAAAAGTCTTTCCTGCTGCTGATTTAAGTGAACAAATTTCCACCGCAAGTAAAGAGGCATCTGGTACTGGTAACATGAAATTTATGATTAATGGAGCACTGACAGTAGGAACAATGGATGGAGCCAATATTGAAATTCATGAATTGGTTGGGAATGAGAATATCTTTACATTTGGACTTTCGGCTGATGAGGTTCTTCATTATTACCAGCATGGCGGCTATCAATCGATTGAATATTATCATCATGACAGTCGCATTCGTCAGGCTGTTGATCAGCTAGTAAATGGATTTTTCCCTGGTGTCTATAACGAATTTGAACCAATTTTTGATTCTTTGCTGGAAGAAAATGATCAGTACTTTGTATTGAAGGATTTTGCTTCCTATGCGGACACACAAAAGAGAATTGGTGAGACCTTTAGGAATCAGCAAATCTGGCAAAAGAAGTGTCTGATTAATATTGCCCAAGCAGGTTATTTTTCCAGTGATCGGACAATCCAAGAGTATGCGGACGATATTTGGGGAATAAAACCTCTATAA
- the menH gene encoding 2-succinyl-6-hydroxy-2,4-cyclohexadiene-1-carboxylate synthase: MKVNINDLNVHVELCGEGFPLLLLHGFTGDSSTWTPFCPTWGKHSKLIIPDIIGHGETESPLDVNRYKIESAAKDLLKLLDELEIEQTDLLGYSMGGRLALTFAILYPERVRKLILESASPGLKTEEERIQRCMKDGELANFINNQGILAFVNYWGGIPLFLTMKNLPEPTQESIREQRLTNNPKGLANSLIGMGTGSQPSWWEKLNLVKCEVLLLTGRLDEKFCRIAERMQKDMKKASWIVIKDSGHAIHVEQKEKFDTIVSDFLSLN, translated from the coding sequence ATGAAGGTTAATATTAACGATCTAAATGTTCATGTCGAATTGTGCGGGGAAGGATTTCCGTTATTATTATTACATGGCTTTACTGGAGATTCATCCACATGGACACCTTTTTGTCCGACTTGGGGTAAGCACTCAAAATTAATTATCCCAGACATTATAGGTCACGGTGAAACAGAATCACCCTTAGATGTAAATCGCTATAAGATCGAATCAGCAGCTAAAGACTTGCTTAAGCTTCTAGATGAGCTTGAAATTGAACAAACGGATTTACTCGGGTATTCAATGGGGGGAAGACTTGCTCTGACTTTTGCAATTCTATATCCGGAGAGAGTTCGAAAGCTTATTTTGGAAAGTGCGTCTCCAGGACTGAAGACGGAAGAAGAAAGAATACAGCGCTGTATGAAAGATGGGGAACTAGCAAACTTTATTAATAATCAAGGAATTTTAGCTTTTGTTAACTATTGGGGAGGAATTCCACTTTTTTTAACAATGAAAAATCTTCCCGAGCCAACACAAGAAAGTATTAGGGAACAAAGGTTAACCAATAATCCTAAGGGTCTTGCAAATAGCTTAATAGGTATGGGGACAGGTTCTCAGCCATCCTGGTGGGAAAAGTTGAACTTGGTGAAATGCGAAGTGCTGCTGCTAACAGGAAGGTTGGATGAAAAATTTTGCAGGATTGCTGAAAGAATGCAGAAGGATATGAAAAAAGCTTCATGGATTGTAATTAAGGATAGTGGCCATGCAATTCATGTGGAACAAAAAGAAAAGTTTGATACAATAGTAAGTGACTTTTTGTCATTAAACTAA
- a CDS encoding 1,4-dihydroxy-2-naphthoate polyprenyltransferase has protein sequence MQPNIQHTSKPAVESNRGFQVWWQMTRPHTLTASFVPVLLGTVLALSHGEIHYGLFFAMLIASLLIQAATNMFNEYYDYKRGLDNEHSIGIGGTIVRDGIKPKTVMLLALSLYAIALVIGIYICMSTSWWLAVLGLVCMAVGYLYTGGPYPIAYTPFGELFAGFFMGMLIILISFFIQTGTVTSNSILISVPILVLVGAINFSNNIRDLEGDKENGRKTLAILIGKNKAVTLMGCMFIFSFLWILGLIITEAAPIWTVIVLLSIPKAMKAIKGFKAGVSPIQMAPAMKATAQTNTIFGFLLAIGFLIGHFVS, from the coding sequence ATGCAGCCAAATATACAGCACACTTCAAAGCCTGCTGTTGAATCGAATCGCGGTTTTCAAGTTTGGTGGCAAATGACACGTCCCCATACGTTAACTGCCTCATTTGTTCCAGTTTTGCTAGGTACAGTACTTGCACTTTCACATGGAGAAATACACTATGGTCTTTTCTTTGCCATGTTAATCGCAAGTTTATTAATACAAGCCGCAACCAATATGTTTAATGAGTATTATGATTATAAACGCGGCCTCGATAATGAGCATTCAATAGGTATTGGCGGTACCATTGTCCGTGATGGTATTAAGCCTAAAACAGTCATGCTGCTTGCTCTAAGCCTCTATGCAATTGCGTTAGTGATTGGGATTTACATTTGTATGAGTACAAGCTGGTGGTTAGCCGTTCTCGGGCTTGTTTGTATGGCAGTTGGTTATTTGTATACAGGTGGTCCTTATCCAATTGCTTACACTCCATTTGGAGAGCTGTTCGCAGGGTTCTTTATGGGTATGTTAATCATTTTAATCTCATTCTTTATCCAAACTGGAACGGTAACAAGCAATAGTATCCTCATTTCAGTTCCTATTTTAGTTCTTGTTGGTGCTATTAATTTCTCTAATAACATTAGGGATTTAGAGGGCGATAAAGAAAATGGCCGAAAAACTTTAGCCATTCTAATAGGTAAAAATAAGGCAGTTACCTTAATGGGCTGCATGTTCATTTTTTCATTTCTTTGGATATTAGGTCTAATCATCACAGAGGCTGCGCCAATTTGGACAGTAATCGTACTTCTTAGTATTCCTAAAGCAATGAAAGCAATTAAAGGCTTTAAAGCAGGTGTTTCACCAATTCAAATGGCTCCTGCCATGAAAGCAACCGCACAAACCAATACAATCTTTGGTTTCTTACTTGCAATTGGTTTTCTTATTGGACACTTTGTTTCATAA